The following are from one region of the Mycolicibacterium diernhoferi genome:
- a CDS encoding serine/threonine-protein kinase codes for MPLTIGDTFAGYRVLRLLGSGGMGEVYSVQHPRLPRQEALKVLRPEFSQDESFRERFTREADLASGLRHPHIVGIHDRGEHDGLLWIAMDYIEGTDLGQLLDGRYPQGLPVGHVLTVVAAVASALDYAHKKGLLHRDVKPANIIVADLDTDDPKIFLADFGIARPLNDTSSITTTNMTVGTVAYAAPEQLMGEPMNGKADQYALAATTYHLLTGSQLFPNSNPAVVIGRHLSTTPPSLGDERPDLAVLDAPVRQALEKSPEDRHATCAAFALAVRGASISTASQQATTLAPVTARPHRVPNLAEGRKTPPVTKKLSPPAPPPVQLQDAGVRQAWPIVVGTLVAVALVGGAAVALVSRPWEHTGAETTTPAVSRAVTGTTSMPTSFTVSTRTPTATAGPTSAAWSYAGLSCPYVPALTLQTAQSVVVICDEGTGIYTYKGLRLKDNARIDLPGVVATPTGFSVTNDDTRYDISRNGLVIYTGGDVYAEPAISSGP; via the coding sequence ATGCCATTGACGATCGGCGATACCTTCGCCGGATACCGCGTCCTGCGGCTGCTCGGGTCTGGGGGCATGGGCGAGGTCTATTCGGTGCAGCACCCCAGGCTGCCCCGTCAAGAGGCACTGAAGGTCCTGCGCCCGGAGTTCTCCCAGGATGAGTCGTTCCGTGAGCGGTTCACACGTGAAGCAGACCTAGCATCGGGGCTGCGGCACCCTCACATCGTTGGCATCCACGACCGCGGCGAGCACGACGGCCTGCTGTGGATCGCGATGGACTACATCGAGGGCACCGACCTCGGCCAGCTTCTGGACGGGAGGTACCCGCAGGGCCTGCCCGTGGGTCATGTCCTGACCGTCGTTGCGGCTGTGGCGAGCGCGCTGGACTACGCCCATAAGAAGGGGCTGCTGCACCGAGACGTTAAGCCAGCTAACATCATCGTCGCCGACCTTGATACCGACGACCCCAAGATCTTTCTTGCCGACTTCGGGATAGCTCGACCATTAAACGACACCAGCAGCATCACCACGACGAACATGACCGTCGGCACCGTGGCCTACGCGGCACCCGAACAGCTCATGGGCGAGCCGATGAACGGCAAGGCAGATCAATACGCGCTGGCGGCGACGACGTATCACTTGCTGACTGGATCGCAGCTCTTCCCCAACTCCAACCCAGCCGTTGTAATTGGTCGGCACCTGAGCACAACCCCACCTTCGCTCGGCGATGAACGCCCCGACCTCGCAGTGCTTGACGCACCAGTCCGCCAAGCACTCGAGAAGAGCCCCGAAGACCGTCACGCCACCTGCGCTGCCTTCGCACTGGCCGTGCGCGGCGCAAGCATATCCACGGCATCGCAGCAGGCGACCACGCTGGCACCGGTCACAGCTCGCCCGCATCGGGTGCCAAACCTGGCTGAAGGTCGCAAAACACCGCCCGTGACGAAGAAGCTATCGCCGCCAGCGCCACCGCCGGTCCAGCTTCAGGATGCAGGAGTACGTCAGGCATGGCCGATTGTCGTCGGCACCCTGGTTGCCGTCGCCCTTGTTGGCGGCGCAGCTGTCGCGTTGGTTTCGCGTCCTTGGGAGCACACCGGCGCGGAAACTACCACTCCGGCTGTCAGTAGGGCGGTCACTGGAACGACTTCGATGCCAACGAGTTTTACGGTGAGCACGCGTACCCCAACCGCCACTGCTGGACCGACGTCTGCCGCTTGGTCGTACGCAGGATTGTCGTGTCCGTACGTTCCGGCGTTGACGTTGCAAACGGCCCAGTCCGTAGTTGTGATTTGCGACGAGGGCACTGGTATCTACACCTATAAAGGTCTTCGTTTGAAGGATAACGCCCGAATCGATCTGCCTGGAGTCGTCGCTACCCCGACCGGTTTCTCGGTAACCAACGATGACACCCGATACGACATCAGCCGAAATGGGCTAGTGATCTATACAGGCGGCGACGTTTACGCAGAACCGGCGATCTCGTCGGGACCGTGA
- a CDS encoding Ig-like domain-containing protein: MSASTGVAKGEVVAALAAPSVAPGTDVPVQSPAEWVLLAAARRQVGDTDAGAGAPAARDFTGQALAATALGSVGAGAAPGADAGTTDPTLIATITVGSMPRGVVVSPDGKRVYVANYDGTVSVINAITNTTVGEPIPVGSYPTNVVVGSHPIGLAVSPDGKRVYVANSAGGTVAVINTATNAVIAGARTDIASQQHDVAVSPDGKRVYVTSRNYSTLSVMDTATNKIIGSGTYVESWPEDVAVSPDGKRVYLNTQGGGGTVTVIDTGTNKVIGSPITIGGIPSGLAVSPDGTRVYATNYYSVSVIDTVTHRNTVIYSAPLVGASAAYLVDVAVSPDNTRVYFTSVNRTTGAGTVSVIDTATNAMIGVPITVGSKPQSLAVSPDGTRIYVTGMNATGINATGPGTVSVIAVPSPGNRAPTGGSVTGINANSTSGVVTGTITGVTDADKDTLKYTAMATKGTVKITSKGTFTYTPTAAARHSAAMDGASAAEKSDTVTVTVSDGHGGVLTKTVDVPIAPKNTAPAVTVKVGKPSAATGVVTGTVKASDADKDALTFSAPASTSKGAVTLNAATGAFIYTPTAMARHAAAATGAGTGAKTDTFTMTVTDGHGGVATKTVTVSIAPTNSTPTVTSTPSVGVPDTGTGTVTGNLGAHDLDGDALSFKATPKKGSIQFAADGTFAYTPTAAARHAAAVPGAKASVTSETFTVTVTDAYGGKVSKAVTVGIAPANVLPVALTGSAGTPSAKTGAVTGKVTAADADKDKLTYSAANTAKGKVSINAKTGAFTYTPTAAARHTAASVTATDADTKDIVTVTVSDGHGGTATHMVTVSVAPKNTAPNLTATVSKPNASTGIVTAVVKAADTDKDYISLIGMPTAAKGSLTLDTATGVFTYTPTAAARHAAAKVGATSADKQDSFAVTVTDGHGGTTTRLVTVAIAPANTTPALAATPTVNNPNLNTGTVTGTLAATDADGDALTFKATPKKGTITFGPGGEFTYTPTAAVRAAAAKTNAPASAKQETFTVTVTDGFGGTATKTVTVAIAPAGTAPTRGGATVGTPNAATGVVTGTLGFTDPAGEPLTYTVTSNPTRGSVTVSPAGTFTYTPTAAARLTSRPAYSVSDVFTVVATNATGSTPETVTVPVSPGKITVTTIPVGAHPSGVVASPDGKLLYVSFPYSHAVSVINTDSTSAAYNTVVATYTVDNSGALAITPDGSRLYIASNKAPKWNVSVVDTTTGTVAAVPVANSINGNGSIAISPDGNRGYFTNGDDGGSISVIDTNPTSAAYNTVVATIPMTYASAGVAFSPNGSRAYVTSWSSNYMSVINTATNTVTSSFAVRDVTYLGNVVVSADGKTAYIATNWVTAIDTATHTTTATIISSASYGAKALAFSPDGSLLYEIDLTENLNVINTATKTLLVKAPVVNAANVIPNFVGLAASSNGNVYILVDGNFGAVQVVSIGSAT, encoded by the coding sequence GTGTCTGCGTCCACGGGAGTCGCGAAGGGCGAGGTGGTGGCTGCTTTGGCTGCGCCGTCGGTAGCGCCGGGGACCGATGTGCCGGTGCAGTCGCCTGCGGAGTGGGTGTTGTTGGCTGCAGCGCGGCGTCAGGTCGGGGATACCGATGCGGGAGCGGGCGCGCCTGCTGCGCGCGATTTCACTGGGCAAGCCTTGGCCGCGACCGCCTTGGGTTCGGTTGGCGCGGGAGCCGCCCCGGGTGCGGATGCAGGCACCACCGACCCGACGTTGATCGCCACGATCACTGTCGGGAGTATGCCGCGGGGTGTAGTGGTCAGTCCGGACGGAAAACGTGTCTACGTCGCCAACTATGACGGCACCGTATCGGTGATCAACGCCATCACCAACACCACAGTCGGCGAACCGATACCTGTCGGGTCTTACCCCACCAATGTGGTGGTTGGGTCTCACCCGATCGGGCTGGCAGTTAGTCCCGACGGCAAACGTGTTTACGTCGCCAATAGCGCCGGGGGGACTGTAGCGGTGATCAACACCGCGACCAACGCGGTCATCGCAGGTGCAAGGACCGACATCGCGTCTCAGCAGCATGACGTCGCAGTCAGTCCGGACGGCAAACGTGTCTATGTCACCTCCCGGAACTACAGCACTTTGTCGGTAATGGACACCGCCACGAACAAGATCATCGGTTCAGGGACATATGTCGAATCTTGGCCGGAGGATGTGGCGGTCAGTCCCGATGGCAAACGGGTTTACCTCAACACCCAGGGTGGCGGCGGCACCGTAACGGTGATCGACACCGGCACCAATAAGGTCATCGGCTCACCTATCACCATCGGTGGTATTCCAAGTGGTTTAGCGGTTAGTCCCGACGGAACCCGCGTTTACGCGACCAATTACTACTCCGTGTCGGTGATCGATACCGTGACCCACCGCAACACCGTCATCTACTCCGCGCCATTAGTCGGCGCGTCGGCTGCTTACCTGGTGGATGTGGCGGTCAGTCCTGACAACACCCGCGTTTACTTCACCTCTGTCAACCGCACCACCGGCGCAGGCACCGTGTCGGTGATCGACACCGCCACCAACGCCATGATTGGAGTACCAATCACCGTCGGGTCTAAGCCGCAGTCCCTTGCGGTCAGTCCTGACGGCACCCGTATCTACGTCACCGGAATGAACGCCACCGGAATCAACGCCACCGGCCCAGGCACCGTGTCCGTGATCGCGGTGCCAAGCCCCGGCAACCGAGCACCCACAGGCGGTTCGGTTACGGGCATCAATGCCAACTCCACCTCTGGGGTGGTCACCGGAACAATTACCGGCGTCACCGACGCCGACAAAGACACCCTGAAGTACACCGCGATGGCCACCAAAGGCACCGTCAAGATCACTTCCAAAGGGACATTCACCTATACCCCCACCGCTGCCGCGCGTCACAGCGCAGCTATGGACGGTGCCTCCGCTGCCGAAAAGTCCGACACCGTGACGGTCACGGTGTCCGACGGCCACGGCGGGGTGCTGACCAAGACCGTCGACGTACCCATCGCCCCGAAGAACACCGCACCAGCCGTCACCGTGAAGGTGGGCAAACCAAGTGCTGCCACCGGCGTTGTCACCGGCACGGTGAAAGCCAGTGACGCTGACAAGGATGCGCTGACCTTCAGCGCCCCCGCCTCGACAAGCAAAGGCGCGGTTACCCTTAACGCTGCCACCGGCGCTTTCATCTACACTCCCACGGCCATGGCCCGCCACGCCGCCGCTGCCACCGGCGCCGGTACGGGGGCCAAGACCGATACCTTCACGATGACCGTCACAGACGGACATGGAGGAGTCGCCACAAAGACCGTCACCGTCAGCATCGCCCCGACCAACAGCACACCGACGGTGACGTCCACGCCATCGGTCGGCGTGCCCGACACCGGGACCGGAACGGTCACAGGCAATTTGGGAGCTCACGATCTCGACGGTGACGCCCTGTCGTTCAAGGCCACCCCGAAAAAGGGCAGCATCCAGTTCGCTGCTGACGGAACCTTCGCCTACACGCCAACCGCAGCGGCTCGTCATGCGGCAGCGGTGCCTGGCGCCAAGGCGTCGGTGACCTCGGAGACGTTCACCGTGACCGTCACTGATGCCTACGGCGGCAAGGTGTCCAAGGCGGTCACGGTCGGCATTGCCCCGGCCAATGTGCTCCCGGTGGCGCTTACCGGATCGGCGGGGACACCGAGCGCCAAGACCGGTGCCGTGACCGGCAAGGTCACCGCCGCCGACGCAGACAAGGACAAACTCACCTACAGCGCGGCCAACACCGCCAAGGGCAAAGTCAGCATCAACGCCAAGACCGGGGCGTTCACCTACACCCCGACTGCCGCAGCGCGTCATACGGCAGCGTCAGTAACGGCAACCGATGCCGACACAAAGGACATAGTGACCGTGACAGTGTCTGACGGTCATGGCGGCACCGCGACCCACATGGTCACCGTGAGCGTTGCGCCGAAGAACACCGCGCCGAATCTGACCGCCACAGTGAGCAAGCCGAATGCGTCCACCGGGATTGTTACCGCCGTCGTGAAAGCCGCCGATACAGACAAGGATTACATCAGCCTCATCGGAATGCCCACCGCGGCCAAGGGCTCGTTGACCCTCGACACCGCGACGGGTGTCTTCACTTACACGCCCACCGCAGCCGCCCGTCATGCTGCCGCGAAAGTTGGTGCCACCTCTGCCGATAAGCAGGACAGCTTCGCCGTCACCGTCACCGACGGCCACGGCGGCACCACCACCAGGCTGGTGACGGTCGCTATCGCCCCCGCGAACACGACACCCGCACTGGCCGCCACGCCCACCGTGAACAACCCGAATCTCAACACCGGAACCGTCACCGGCACACTCGCAGCCACCGATGCCGACGGCGATGCCCTGACCTTCAAAGCCACGCCGAAGAAGGGCACCATCACCTTCGGGCCGGGTGGGGAATTCACCTACACCCCGACAGCAGCGGTCCGCGCCGCCGCAGCCAAGACCAATGCACCGGCTTCGGCCAAACAGGAGACGTTCACCGTCACCGTCACAGACGGATTCGGCGGAACGGCCACCAAGACCGTGACCGTCGCCATCGCCCCCGCCGGTACCGCCCCCACAAGGGGCGGAGCCACCGTAGGCACACCCAACGCCGCCACTGGTGTGGTGACCGGCACTCTGGGATTTACCGACCCTGCGGGTGAACCCTTGACCTACACCGTGACTAGCAACCCGACTCGGGGATCGGTGACCGTTAGCCCTGCCGGAACATTCACCTACACTCCGACAGCCGCGGCCCGGTTGACATCGAGACCCGCGTACTCGGTCAGCGATGTATTCACTGTGGTTGCCACCAACGCCACCGGCTCGACACCCGAAACCGTCACCGTCCCGGTATCGCCGGGAAAGATCACCGTCACGACCATCCCGGTTGGCGCTCACCCATCCGGAGTGGTGGCCAGCCCGGACGGGAAGCTCCTCTACGTGAGCTTCCCCTACAGCCACGCCGTATCGGTGATCAACACCGACTCCACCAGCGCCGCCTACAACACCGTCGTCGCCACCTATACCGTCGACAACTCGGGCGCACTCGCGATCACCCCCGACGGCAGCCGCCTCTACATCGCGTCGAACAAGGCGCCTAAATGGAACGTATCTGTTGTCGACACCACGACGGGAACCGTTGCCGCCGTCCCCGTCGCCAATAGCATCAACGGCAACGGGAGCATCGCCATCAGCCCCGACGGCAACCGCGGGTATTTCACGAACGGCGATGACGGCGGCAGCATCTCGGTCATCGACACCAATCCGACAAGCGCCGCCTACAACACCGTCGTGGCAACCATCCCGATGACCTACGCTTCAGCCGGGGTTGCTTTCAGCCCCAACGGAAGCCGCGCGTACGTCACCAGTTGGTCCTCCAATTACATGTCGGTGATCAATACTGCGACCAACACCGTCACCAGTTCGTTCGCGGTCCGCGATGTAACCTATCTGGGGAACGTAGTGGTGAGCGCCGACGGCAAAACGGCCTACATTGCCACCAACTGGGTGACTGCGATCGACACTGCCACACACACCACAACCGCCACCATCATTTCCAGCGCGTCATACGGCGCTAAAGCTTTGGCGTTCAGTCCTGATGGCAGTCTCCTATACGAAATCGACCTCACCGAAAACCTAAACGTGATCAACACCGCCACGAAAACCTTGCTCGTGAAAGCGCCGGTCGTTAACGCAGCCAATGTCATCCCAAACTTTGTAGGATTGGCGGCCAGCTCGAATGGGAACGTCTACATCCTCGTAGATGGCAACTTTGGCGCTGTCCAGGTCGTGAGCATCGGGTCAGCCACCTAA
- a CDS encoding excisionase family DNA-binding protein, protein MTRRYLTLVEAAEYLQISSRTVRRLIADGELTGYRMGRSQRTIRVDLNEIDGQLMRPMNSPSRTPRRRGS, encoded by the coding sequence GTGACTCGGCGGTATCTCACCCTCGTCGAGGCAGCTGAGTATCTTCAAATCAGCTCCCGGACAGTGCGCCGACTCATTGCCGACGGCGAGCTGACCGGCTACCGGATGGGCCGCTCTCAGCGGACCATCCGTGTCGATCTCAATGAGATCGACGGGCAACTAATGCGTCCTATGAACTCCCCATCGAGAACACCTCGACGGCGCGGCTCGTGA
- a CDS encoding helix-turn-helix domain-containing protein, with amino-acid sequence MPLGVDRLTAAEVAQLTGLSVHTLNYWRQSGQGPKSIKAGTRTLYPRPEVERWLAEIDGHTVPSLTTASGWFAKAVEAAKQIAPEHTAPWKRACTYALLAIAEALLAQQSSRRDRTRPPASGDVAAEMLTTNDVATMTRLSAGTLRSWRHTGSGGPPSVKLGGRVLYRRSDVEAWLREASP; translated from the coding sequence GTGCCACTAGGTGTCGACCGACTAACCGCTGCTGAAGTCGCTCAACTCACCGGACTGTCCGTGCACACTCTCAACTACTGGCGGCAGAGCGGACAGGGACCCAAGTCCATCAAGGCCGGGACCCGCACGCTCTACCCACGCCCGGAAGTCGAGCGCTGGCTCGCCGAGATTGACGGCCACACCGTGCCCTCCCTCACGACCGCATCAGGGTGGTTCGCGAAGGCAGTCGAGGCGGCGAAGCAGATCGCACCGGAACACACTGCACCGTGGAAGCGTGCCTGTACGTATGCCCTGCTGGCCATCGCCGAAGCTCTTCTGGCCCAACAGTCCTCGCGGCGAGACCGCACACGGCCACCTGCCAGCGGTGACGTTGCAGCCGAAATGCTCACCACCAACGATGTCGCCACGATGACTCGGCTTTCGGCGGGCACGCTTCGGTCGTGGCGGCACACCGGCTCCGGAGGCCCGCCATCGGTCAAATTGGGCGGTCGCGTGCTTTACCGCCGCTCCGACGTCGAGGCCTGGCTGCGAGAGGCCTCGCCTTGA
- a CDS encoding HNH endonuclease gives MDRHDDERIRTNVRAAISALEANCETYRKHAASSTLHLTGPGHYPVPNLSDEDMKKLYRNRLVRTVAGRRIYDKLIAGAQHGLCTYCQYGEASALDHFMPKDFVPSLAIEPWNLIPCCSRCNHGMGAKWSDDPGHEMLHPYFMPDLGRWLYATITHTSPPSVAFVADPPGDLDSQYADRLRRQFDDLKLGELYSVVSTVELTSLNERLPTLYTDVSQLTKFLAETADIQFSADINDRRGVMYEALALDDWYQAQICVGPDW, from the coding sequence GTGGACCGTCACGACGATGAGCGGATCAGGACCAACGTACGCGCCGCAATCTCCGCACTGGAGGCGAACTGCGAGACGTATCGAAAGCATGCCGCCAGTTCGACGTTGCACCTAACTGGGCCTGGGCACTATCCGGTGCCAAATCTTTCTGACGAAGACATGAAAAAGCTCTACCGAAACCGCCTTGTTCGTACAGTGGCGGGTAGGCGAATCTACGACAAGTTGATTGCAGGCGCGCAGCATGGCCTGTGTACGTATTGCCAGTACGGCGAAGCCTCAGCGCTGGACCATTTTATGCCGAAAGACTTTGTCCCATCGCTCGCCATCGAGCCGTGGAATCTAATTCCGTGCTGCAGTCGCTGTAATCATGGAATGGGTGCCAAATGGAGTGACGACCCCGGGCATGAAATGCTGCATCCCTACTTCATGCCTGATCTTGGACGTTGGCTGTACGCCACCATCACTCACACGTCTCCACCATCAGTCGCCTTTGTCGCAGATCCACCCGGTGATTTGGACTCGCAATATGCAGACCGCCTTCGTCGTCAGTTCGATGACTTGAAGCTGGGGGAGCTCTATTCTGTCGTTTCGACTGTTGAGCTGACCAGCCTGAATGAGCGACTGCCAACGCTGTATACCGACGTTAGCCAGTTAACGAAGTTTCTTGCAGAGACCGCGGATATTCAGTTTAGCGCCGACATAAATGATCGACGAGGAGTTATGTATGAGGCTCTGGCGTTGGACGATTGGTATCAGGCTCAGATATGTGTAGGCCCAGACTGGTAG
- a CDS encoding AAA family ATPase yields the protein MYADKSDRNVIVLSPTEWDDWFKFETTYYVRFIDADGNEFPIGSVKIGEVGLEPGDRDERRTGYRRPNLPQTFQRLGGKFFSLGQDTTYYENLTAIGAQFRQEYLVAMRDIALDEELRIRAQEEPVTAISLLREVPLRSVQEQFHRLARGEARLTPYQFEFSLGKQSQDPCTLTFSVTPHSRPPSNIHVLIGRNGVGKSTTLNGIARSIVNNSHDPFADDSVAQQWQQLSNVVSVSFSAFDSFEPISVPRDRTKGLTYHYVGLKKVGAKATEDSPVLRTKDHGQLSREMTMSVKSCLQFDARRARLVRALGLLETDLIFEATGIRNLIEEGDVEDVLERLPKIFRKLSSGHKIVLLTVTKLVETVVEKSLVLLDEPEAHLHPPLLSSFLRALSDLLTNRNGIAIVATHSPVVLQEVPSSCVWKLHRSGDVLSASQPRIETFGENVGTLTDEVFGLEVISTGFHEMLKQAALDTGDYDQALNMFEGQLGAEGRAILRAMIIATAKQRDAGR from the coding sequence TTGTACGCCGATAAGAGCGATCGCAACGTCATCGTGCTGTCGCCGACGGAATGGGATGACTGGTTCAAATTTGAAACCACATACTACGTCCGGTTCATTGATGCCGATGGCAATGAATTTCCGATTGGATCAGTCAAGATCGGTGAGGTGGGACTTGAGCCTGGCGATCGTGACGAGCGACGAACGGGATATCGACGACCTAATCTTCCGCAAACGTTTCAGCGCCTCGGGGGGAAATTCTTTTCTCTTGGGCAGGACACAACCTACTACGAAAATCTGACCGCAATAGGAGCCCAGTTCCGGCAGGAATACCTTGTCGCGATGAGGGACATTGCCCTTGACGAAGAATTAAGAATACGAGCCCAGGAAGAACCAGTAACAGCGATCTCCCTGCTCCGTGAAGTCCCATTGAGATCGGTTCAAGAACAGTTTCATCGGCTTGCTCGCGGCGAGGCGCGTTTGACGCCTTACCAGTTTGAATTTTCACTTGGAAAGCAGTCTCAGGATCCATGTACGCTTACGTTTTCTGTGACGCCCCATAGTCGCCCACCCAGTAACATTCATGTACTTATTGGGCGTAACGGCGTTGGCAAGAGCACAACACTCAACGGGATCGCAAGGTCGATTGTCAATAACTCGCATGATCCTTTCGCGGATGACAGTGTTGCCCAACAATGGCAACAACTATCCAACGTCGTTTCCGTGTCGTTTAGTGCCTTTGACTCGTTTGAACCGATCAGTGTTCCGCGAGATCGCACCAAGGGGTTGACTTACCACTATGTTGGTCTAAAAAAAGTGGGCGCGAAGGCAACTGAAGACTCACCCGTGCTGAGAACGAAGGACCACGGACAGCTCTCCCGGGAGATGACCATGTCCGTCAAGAGCTGCCTGCAGTTCGATGCTCGACGCGCACGCCTTGTCAGGGCCCTTGGATTGCTCGAAACTGACTTGATTTTCGAAGCGACAGGCATAAGAAACCTGATTGAAGAAGGTGATGTGGAAGATGTCCTCGAACGCCTGCCAAAGATATTCAGAAAGCTAAGTTCAGGGCATAAGATCGTTCTATTAACAGTTACAAAATTGGTAGAAACTGTTGTGGAGAAGAGCCTTGTTCTTCTTGACGAACCTGAAGCGCACTTGCATCCACCATTGCTGTCCTCGTTCCTCCGTGCGCTGAGCGATCTCTTGACTAATCGCAATGGCATAGCGATTGTCGCTACGCATTCGCCCGTGGTGCTGCAGGAGGTGCCTAGCTCCTGCGTGTGGAAGCTTCATCGATCAGGCGACGTATTGTCAGCAAGCCAACCTCGGATCGAAACATTCGGGGAGAACGTGGGGACTCTGACCGACGAGGTTTTCGGATTAGAGGTGATTTCAACAGGCTTCCACGAGATGCTCAAACAGGCGGCACTCGATACGGGGGATTACGACCAGGCCCTGAACATGTTCGAGGGTCAGTTAGGAGCGGAGGGGCGGGCCATCCTGCGTGCCATGATTATTGCAACCGCGAAGCAGCGTGATGCGGGCCGCTGA
- a CDS encoding DUF6602 domain-containing protein, which yields MQHPHHSWLSAVSDDIEREYRNVRSALTGSTKNEQSRHRQLRGHIYESLWRRFLQGWLPPHYEIGTRKYLVLEEPVDGSIYSSEVDLVVFHPAYPKQLRERSEVLVSGVVAAFSVKGQLKVSDLRAAIEEARRVRRGIGIRHGKVIGELRSPLVYGVLANTHQLRRSAGEKTLDLLQTSAEDSGVHPREMLDIVCIADVDCWTREGTASRTASAESYVDLWMGTSGSPEATHAVPVASLVTALWAKLAARDPELDPIAHGLHRTRTAGTTSGAGLGRPMDGLISHELMLQIFEDSARFELNA from the coding sequence ATGCAGCACCCTCACCATAGTTGGCTGAGTGCCGTCAGCGACGATATCGAGCGTGAGTACCGAAATGTCCGGTCAGCCCTCACTGGCTCAACCAAAAATGAGCAGTCCAGGCACAGACAGCTTCGCGGCCACATTTATGAATCCTTGTGGCGTCGGTTTTTACAAGGGTGGCTGCCTCCGCACTACGAGATCGGAACACGCAAGTATCTCGTACTAGAGGAACCTGTAGACGGTTCGATCTACTCGTCCGAAGTCGACTTGGTGGTGTTCCATCCGGCCTATCCGAAACAGTTACGTGAACGTAGTGAAGTCCTGGTATCGGGGGTTGTGGCTGCTTTTAGTGTGAAGGGCCAGTTGAAAGTGTCTGACCTTCGAGCGGCTATCGAAGAGGCGAGGAGGGTTCGTCGCGGTATTGGAATACGCCACGGGAAGGTGATTGGAGAACTGCGTTCACCTTTGGTGTATGGGGTCCTAGCTAATACGCACCAATTGAGACGCTCGGCCGGTGAGAAGACGCTTGACCTGTTACAGACGTCTGCCGAGGATTCTGGCGTTCACCCACGGGAAATGCTCGACATCGTGTGCATCGCAGACGTCGATTGCTGGACTCGTGAGGGGACCGCTTCGCGAACCGCTTCCGCGGAATCTTACGTCGACCTCTGGATGGGAACGAGCGGTAGCCCCGAGGCAACGCACGCAGTGCCTGTGGCTTCGCTAGTCACGGCGCTCTGGGCGAAGCTGGCCGCGCGCGACCCTGAACTTGACCCAATAGCTCATGGGCTTCACAGGACCCGGACGGCTGGCACTACTTCCGGTGCAGGACTCGGACGTCCGATGGACGGCCTTATCTCGCACGAGCTTATGTTGCAAATCTTCGAGGATTCAGCCAGATTTGAACTCAACGCCTGA
- a CDS encoding WXG100 family type VII secretion target, with translation MPQSLKLDPTRIQASAGELEMVNSSARDQLARNAEALVEAQSGWVGTAFGAFEQLRETWERTDAARAGRLDEIAISFRRSAALYQATDEANAGAFDSAV, from the coding sequence ATGCCCCAGTCGCTGAAGCTCGACCCGACGCGAATCCAGGCGAGCGCGGGCGAGTTGGAAATGGTCAACAGTTCGGCTCGGGATCAGCTCGCCAGGAACGCCGAAGCCCTCGTGGAGGCCCAGTCAGGATGGGTCGGGACCGCGTTCGGCGCATTCGAACAGCTACGCGAGACATGGGAGCGTACCGATGCTGCCCGTGCTGGAAGACTCGACGAGATCGCGATCAGCTTTCGACGGAGCGCAGCCCTGTATCAGGCGACCGACGAAGCAAACGCGGGCGCATTCGATTCTGCCGTTTAG